ACAGGAGCAGGCTCAAATGGTAAGATACTGCTATTAAAGATTCAAATGGCGGACCAGAGGTCCGTGTTTCTGATATAATGATgactaaattcaaaattttataacagATCGAAAAAAGAAACACATTACTTtgataataattcatttttattacaGCACAATCTCAAGGTAACAGGTAACGAAAACAAATTTATCGATGCACTTAACCAGAATCAAAACATGGGCATTAATCTTGAtataaaaagcaaaacaaacaaatccaaaattAACTACTAACTACCTAATTACCTCCTCCGTAGTGTATCCTTTATCTAACTCTCAGTAGCAGCCTTTGCACTTCGAAAACCCTTCTTCAACTCAGTAACTCTCTTCATACAAGCCGCCTTCGACTTCCCGGGCACAGCAGCAGCAATCTTCTCCCACCTCATGGCCACATCCTTAGGAAAAGCCTTCAATGCATTAAGCAATGCAATATCCTCCTCACCTTTCCACCCACCACCACTCTCTTTCCTATCCTCACCATTCTCCACCACCACCCCAGCATCCAATTCTCCATCCCCGCCTTCAATTCGCCTATCAAACGGCTTCCTCTTCTTCAAAAACTGAGCATATGAATCCCCATCTTCCACTTTCCTCTCCCCCAATTCCTTTGCTGTCTTGATCACACTCTCCACCTTATGCCTCCCTCTAAATGCCTCAGAAATCGCCTCCCACCGCCCAGGTTTCCCCACCGGATGCTTAATCAATTGCTTCCTCAATACCTCAATCTCCTCCTCAGTCCactccttctcttcttcctcCACACCAAACCCATCTTTACTTTCTCTCCCTCCTCCATTTTTCCCACCCTCCTTCTCTTCTCTCGCAAACCCATTAGCCTTCTCCACTGAAACTACCGAATTCGCATCGAATTCTTCATTCCTACGCGGTTTCTGTCTCTTTTGGGATACCCTCTTATTGgtttcttccaatgcttcagtTTCTTGATTTGGGAACTCGAGGATTGGGCCTTGACCGACGCGGATATCACCGCCGGTGACGGAGACTGGGGCGAAAGGACcgaagaggagagagagggagagccAGAAGAGGAGAGATCTGAGGGGCTCGGAttggaagaagagaagagaaagaaggagaagaatgGAGGAGATGGAAATGGTGATAAAGAGGAATGGCTTGCTGggtttttggtgggtttgtggtgagtcggtgaatgaagaagaagaagaagggtttGGGCGAGCTTGGAAGAGGAACCTGGGCCTCGCGTCTTCGTCCAAGAACTCCATTTTTGGTCAGAGGTCTCGGTCTAGACACCTACCtcaaactttttatatattactgTTAATGATAACTGTTTGGGATTTTTTTGGAAAGGGCTTGTGATTCATTCTTTATAgctcaattttatttattttcattttttaaatgaagattGAGGGGATCTAGTGATATTTTAAAGCTAAAATTTGGGACTCATTTAGAATTTTACTATactttaaaacttaaatttttattaatggtAAGATGGTCATTaacatatttaaataaaaatatgagatttAATTTAAGGGAATACTCCTCCAATTAAGAATCTTTGTCACGGTATTTGGTGCTGCTGAAAATGCTAATCAATTTTGACTAATAGGATGTAGTAAAATGGTTTACACCCAAAAATTTCGAAAACCATTTTTAGGTTACttgcaaataaaaaacaaaaacctcaaCAAAACTAGAGCTCCCTCCCCCTACTCTCACAGTCAAGATTGGACCGGCTATAATGACAAGATCAACGACCGCATTCAATTTTAGACCATTCTTCTTTATCTCTTTAGGATTGCAGATTGTGGGGCACCATCTTCGTTGAATTTAAACCAAGCCATTACTAGTGTTTAAGCACTTTACCACTCATGTCTTGCTCCTCCGCCATTTGCAAATCAAGCTCTCCCTCATTGATTGTGCCATTAAGACCCacgtaatctctctctctctctctctccctttgaTTGACCTGGACCCGTAAAAAATTCTTGGCGTCAAGAGAGATTTGAGATTTCGTAAGTAACTCAATGAGGGCTTTCTAAGAAGGGCGGCTCCCCATTGATTTGCCCTCCCAACTCTCAATTTGTTGTTGAGAATGATGGAACTATTTTATCAGCTTGAATCTTTCAGTATGTACTAGccaagtacataaaaatgtTTCTCGAAGTTATTTTAGGAATGTAACCAAACacttaagaattaaaaaaaaattatatatatatatatatatatatttactcgaaaatattttatgttcaaCTACAACTAGCTACATTTATGTTCCTAACTAAAAGTTATCtcatctctttttgtttttgtaggaGCGCGATTTTTAACGACCTATGAACGGCGTTGGGCTCGCATATAAAAGGCCCCAACAATACGATTTATAAAaagtgggcttgaaaggtatGACCTTGGGCACAGGTGAGCGGTTTAGTCGTAGTTCCTACGGGAAATACTGCATGGACGGGCTTGGCTGAACTAACTAAATCGTCCATTAGCAAGAGTTCTATGACTCAAACTCTCGCCCACCCGTCGGGCCTCCCTCTTGGCtttatttccttctccttttatatcAGTGTTCCATTCCCCTTTTTGTGTCCATGTGTTAATATTGCTTTTTGGGGTACAGGCCTGTCTAGTCATCCCATACCTAGAGCGGTTGGGGGTTGCTGAAAAAACACAAGGGCATGGTTTTgggtatgggcttgtcagatgcAGAATTCCGTATTACTGTATTGGCGGCTTTTTCTCTTGCCCTTTCCCTGTACCGAGTTTGCCTCTTTTCCCGGGTGTTTTGGGAGGTACCGAGCGTAAGACTGTCCTCGGCCAGGTCCTCGTGCCCTTCTTGGGCTTTCATTAGGCATCCTTGGAAGACTGCTCTCCTCAGCCTGGGCCTTGGGCCGCAAATTATCAGGCCCCACAATatcccctcaaaatcctgctgcccgactctagttggggaggagggttttggttaTGTTGGGCTCACATCATGATTCGCTCAGGTTCTGTACTTCATTGATGTCTGTGCCTTTCCATTTGCATAGAAGATGCACAGAATTATAAGAGGTGCCCCTTTAAATTTTAGTCACACGGCGTTCTTTGATGCTACAGTGCTCGAgacgcgccttcacgaggatcttttaattttatggtTGCAGATGGTGTTGGAGACCGAGCCAAGTCCTTCTTGTTCGTAGCGTTCCTTGGAACTCTGCGTAAATTAAATATCTCCTCCTTTCCCTTTAaataagtaggacaggaggtTACTCCTCTTACATACAAACCCCTCAATTTTCTTTATAACCGTAATCCTTCAGCCATAATCACAGTCTCCATACTTAGCGCTTCCCACCCTTAGTGCAATATGCCTAAGGCACGGGTAGGGGTGAAGGAACTACACCCGCCGCAGAGGCGCCGGGTCCCTCCGAGGCTTAAGGTGATGTGGTTTGGACAAGGTAGACACAGACTCAAGATGATCTTCCATTTTGGTAAGATGGGGATGAtatctctccctcttttagccaaaatccgaagcaggtactggtCGCGTCAGATTCTTGACGCGTCAGAAGTAAGGTTTTctgccatcagcgccgtctgctctATTTGCAAGCGTGGTTATACGGGGGCTCCTCCACTTCcggctctctgcaccttttcttctaGCGGTGCTAGCCtggggtcaggttccctgcaccttttcttcaacggtacaggccccaagttgggttctttggctgcctgagttatgagCATGTAAAAGTGttgaggaatggtttccttagacaacatcttggaacagcagccaacctctcctctgcacttcttcttcggctttctcttcattctcttgtatttttttttcccgctTACGTGGTTAGctttagtataagcttattccagcttttcattgtacactgtactatttctttgtcttaataaaagatgagtttattcctttctaaatacttttcctttcggcagcaattactttgtgaatgggTGTGCTATGTATGTATTTTCCTTTAGCGATATTTAGAGCAGGAAATTTTGAAGCAGAACTTTACCAATCTGAATTTATAGGCGTTATCaagtattatcaagtataataaCGATAATTCCCAGTAAGTTAAACTCAgaaaactaaccgagataacggcTTAATGCCCTATAACGCAGGCGCGGCGAtcgtccgagaacgataaataCTAAATATGCCCTCCGAGGGGGCTGCCGAGCAGTGAGGGGCTTTGGTCGTGTTTTAATAACACCTGGCCCTATAACAGTTGAACCAATTCCCTTGGTATCAAGGATCCGAGGGCAGGCCGCTGATTTCAGTCGGGCTGGGAATTAACCCAACTATCAATGGATAGCTCTCATCTGGGGTAGACTCTTAGGGCCATATATCGTCCCGACTGTGTCTAAACCCTGCAATTTTcctcttaagtagttggtttccccagaggcttgagtccgaggaccatacaaggccttggttctgtccaaaacttgtagtttttcgtctaagtagtttttcttctaagtagttggtttccccagaggcttgagtccgaggaccatacaaggccttggttctgtccaaaacttgtagtttttcttctaagtagttggtttccccagaggcttgagtctgaggaccatacaaggccttggttctgtccaaaatttgtaatttttcgtctaagtagttggtttccccagaggcttgagtctgaggaccatacaaggccttggttctatccaaaacttgtagtttttcgtctaagtaattagtttccccagaggcttgagttcgaggaccatacaaggccttggttctgtccaaaacttgtagtttttcgtctaagtagttggattccccagaggcttgagtccgaggaccatacaaggccttggttctgtccaaaacttgtagtttttcttctaagtagttggtttccccagaggcttgagtccgaggaccatataaggccttggttctgtccaaaacttgtagtttttcgtctaagtagttggtttccccagaggcttgagtccgaggaccatacaaggccttggttctgtccaaaacttgtagttttttgtctaagtagttggtttccccagaggcttgagtccgaggactatacaaggccttggttctgttcaaaacttgtagtttttcttctaagtagttggtttccccagaggcttgagtctgaggaccatacaaggccttggttctatccaaaacttgtagtttttcgtctaaatagttggtttccctagaggcttgagtccgagaaccatacaaggccttagttctgtccaaaacttgtaacttATTTTTCTCATCTATGGGGCTTTGGCTTCAGGGGAATTAGATCCTCGACCGAGCCCCTTTAACCATCTACGTGGCTGACGCTATAAAGTGTAGCCCCTAGTTaagaatcatagcccctaaCGAAGCTTTACGTTAGAACATTGTAACTGGCTGGTAGAAATGACAAGGGTACTGTCTCAAACCATCGCCTATGCCAAGACACAaacctccccacagacggcgccaattgtaggagcacgatttttaacgacccatgAACGGCGTTGGGCTCGCATATAAAAGGCCCCAACAATAtgatttatagagagtgggcttgaaaggtatGACCTTGGGTACAGGTGAGCGGTTTAGTCGTAGTTCCTACGGGAAATACTGCATGGGCGGGCTTGGCTGGACTAACTAAACCGTCCATTAGCAAGAGTTCTATGACTCAAACTCTCGCCCACCCGTTGGGCCTCCCTCTTGGCTTTgtttccttctccttttatatcAGTGTTCCATTCCCCTTTTTGTGTCCACGTGTTAATATTGCTTTTTGGTATACAGGCCTGTCTAGTCATCctatacctagagtggttgggggttgcTGAAAAAGCACAAGGGCATGGTTTTgggtatgggcttgtcagatgcAGAATTCCGTATTACTGTGTTGGCGGCTTTTTCTCTTGCCCTTTCCCTGTACCGAGTTTGCCTCTTTTCCCGGGTGTTTTGGGAGGTATCGAGCGTAAGACTGTCCTCGACCAGGTCCTCGTGCCCTTCTTGGGCTTTCATTAGGCGTCCTTGGAAGACTGCtctcctcggcctgggccttAGGCCCAAACGAGGAGTGAGCTTGGGCCGCAAATTATCAGGCCCCAcagttttatttcaaaattggaAAACAGTAGATTTATGAGAAGGTttgctttgtgttttttgtAACACAagtaaactttaaaaaaaagcaaaaattcatactatatttaattaattaattatttttaaatttaaaaaaacgttaattaaaaaaaaaaacagaaattaaaataaacccCCAACCACGTCGTCCCTCCCCCCACATCTGAAGAACGCGAAAATTACGAAATAGAACCCCACCCGATTATATAAGTGAGAGAGActgagagggagaaagagagatcgaGAGGTGTTTCTCGGCGGCTCCGGCCAATACTCGGCAGCTCCAGTTCAAAGAAAGAGAAGACTTTTAAGTTTCACGGTAGCGCCGCCGACATTGTTTGGGTAAGTTTGAGTAGCTTTTGGGtgatagaaagaaagaacaacCCGAGCTCTTACACTAATTCTGGTTTCGCATTTTAACTATATAGGTTGTCGTTTGGTCCTTCGTTTGTTTTGTATGCATGGCAACGACAACAACGTTTAAGCTTTCAGAATTTTAAGGCCACTCAGTCACTACTCACTAGCACCAggaatcttaaaatttttttattttctttgtataaCGGTTAATGCCCGCCTTTTCATTCAGAGTCGTtcatctttcttctctcttaaaAATCTCAGCCAAGCTTCAGTGCCGTTTCATCTATGCACGCCACTTCGAAACCCAGGTGGCATTTTCCAAAACCCATTACCGGAAACTCACGAACCATGACTCACAACTCCTCCATTACCTTTCCAAACACAGGCTTCAAGATGCACGTAACATGCTTGATGAATTGCCTCACAGAGACCAACATGGCCGAATTGTTCACTGGACTTCGCTGCTGTCCAAGTACTCGAAGAATGGCTTTGTTGATGAAGCCCGGGCGCTGTTTGACATGATGCCTGAGAGGAATGTTGTTACTTATAATGCAATGTTGTCAGGTTATGTACAGAATGGGAGGTTAAGTGAGGCTTGGCGGTTCTTTGAGGTGATGCCAGAAAGGAATGTTGTGTCGTGGACTTCGATGCTTTGTGGGTTGGCAGATGCAGGGAGGATTGATGAGGCGAGGAGGTTGTTTGTAGAGATGCCTGAAAGGAATGTTGTGTCTTGGAACTCGATGGTGGTGGGGTTGATTAGGAATGGGAACTTGGAGGAAGCAAGGATGATTTTTCAGCAAATGCCCGATAAAAATGTAGTTTCTTGGAATGCTATGATTGCAGGGTATGCTGAGTGTTGTAGAATGGAAGAAGCAAAAGTTTTGTTTGATGAGATGCAAGAAAGGAATGTGGTCACTTGGACTACCATGATTGCTGGTTATTGTAGGGTGGGCAGTGTGGAAGAGGGGTATTGTCTGTTTAGGATAATGCCTGAGAGGAATGTCGTTTCTTGGACAGCCATGATTGGTGGGTTCACCTGGAATGGCTTCTATAAAGAAGCTTTGTTGCTTTTTCGTGAAATGAGAGGGTGTTTTGACTTAAAACCAAATGAGGAGACTTTCGTTTCACTTGCCTATGCTTGTACTGGAATGCGTTTTCCTCGTCTAGGCATGCAATTACATGCTCAGCTGATTATTAACAGTTGGGACTGCAATGATTATGATGGCAGGTTATCTAGAAGCCTCCTTCACATGTACTCTATGTTTGGTATGATGGAATTTGCGCACTATATTTGTTCGAAGAACCCTAATAAATGTATTGTTCAATCTT
The sequence above is drawn from the Quercus lobata isolate SW786 chromosome 12, ValleyOak3.0 Primary Assembly, whole genome shotgun sequence genome and encodes:
- the LOC115972261 gene encoding transcription factor MAMYB, whose translation is MEFLDEDARPRFLFQARPNPSSSSSFTDSPQTHQKPSKPFLFITISISSILLLLSLLFFQSEPLRSLLFWLSLSLLFGPFAPVSVTGGDIRVGQGPILEFPNQETEALEETNKRVSQKRQKPRRNEEFDANSVVSVEKANGFAREEKEGGKNGGGRESKDGFGVEEEEKEWTEEEIEVLRKQLIKHPVGKPGRWEAISEAFRGRHKVESVIKTAKELGERKVEDGDSYAQFLKKRKPFDRRIEGGDGELDAGVVVENGEDRKESGGGWKGEEDIALLNALKAFPKDVAMRWEKIAAAVPGKSKAACMKRVTELKKGFRSAKAATES
- the LOC115971864 gene encoding pentatricopeptide repeat-containing protein At1g32415, mitochondrial isoform X1, which produces MPAFSFRVVHLSSLLKISAKLQCRFIYARHFETQVAFSKTHYRKLTNHDSQLLHYLSKHRLQDARNMLDELPHRDQHGRIVHWTSLLSKYSKNGFVDEARALFDMMPERNVVTYNAMLSGYVQNGRLSEAWRFFEVMPERNVVSWTSMLCGLADAGRIDEARRLFVEMPERNVVSWNSMVVGLIRNGNLEEARMIFQQMPDKNVVSWNAMIAGYAECCRMEEAKVLFDEMQERNVVTWTTMIAGYCRVGSVEEGYCLFRIMPERNVVSWTAMIGGFTWNGFYKEALLLFREMRGCFDLKPNEETFVSLAYACTGMRFPRLGMQLHAQLIINSWDCNDYDGRLSRSLLHMYSMFGMMEFAHYICSKNPNKCIVQSYNSLINGYIRIGQLEKAQNLFDVVPVRDKISWTSMINGYLSFGQVSKACHLFYNMPERDAVAWTAMISGHVQNELFAEATHLFSEMRAQGISPLNSTYSTLLGATGALSQLDQGRQFHCMLMKTLYEFDLILENSLISMYAKCGEIEDAYCIFSNMIYRDSISWNSMIMGFSHHGLANETLTIFEDMLRSGNHPNSVTFLGVLSACSHAGLVNRGWELFSAMSDAYAIQPGLEHYICMINLLGRAGKVKEAEELVLRLPLEPDYAIWGSLLGVCGFHETNAETARRAAKCILELDPLNAPAHLVLCNIYAANGRHVEETMLRKEMKLKGVRKAPGCSWIMLKGKAHVFLSGNKLHSQVDDMLSLLYVTVGES